A genome region from bacterium includes the following:
- a CDS encoding metallophosphoesterase has translation MKKFVIFFSIVLSIYSLINLYIFQAGWSAIPSQSNYRVFYVAFFFLVSTSFIVGRILGRKALSAFAETLTWIGSFWLAWMLYLFLFVVLLDVTAIVNDRVQFLPENGSLSKPGIAALVSFSTLVIVLFGHLNARTPRVKKIQLSVSKTAPGHKSMRIVVASDIHLGTIIGKSRINKIVGIINRLDPDLVLLPGDVVDEDLAPVIKENLGESLRNIKSRFGVISVTGNHEFIGGVGAASRYLQDHGITVLRDETVKIDDSFYVVGRDDRSVNRFNGHMRKTLDQLTAGLDKRLPMVLMDHQPFHLEESVKSGIDLQLSGHTHHGQLWPLNFITKKVFEVSWGYKKIDNTHIYVSSGVGTWGPPVRVGNRPEIVQIDLKFV, from the coding sequence ATGAAAAAATTTGTAATATTTTTTTCGATTGTGTTGTCTATTTATTCTTTGATCAATCTTTATATATTTCAAGCCGGTTGGAGCGCCATTCCTTCCCAATCCAACTACCGCGTATTCTATGTCGCATTTTTTTTTCTAGTTTCCACCTCTTTTATTGTCGGGCGAATTCTGGGACGAAAAGCACTGTCAGCATTTGCCGAAACCCTTACATGGATCGGATCTTTTTGGCTTGCATGGATGTTATATTTGTTTCTGTTCGTAGTTCTGCTCGATGTAACCGCTATTGTGAATGATAGGGTTCAGTTTCTTCCCGAAAACGGTTCATTATCAAAGCCGGGTATTGCAGCCCTAGTAAGCTTTTCGACACTGGTAATTGTTCTGTTCGGACATCTTAATGCAAGGACTCCGCGCGTTAAGAAAATTCAGTTGAGTGTTTCAAAAACGGCGCCGGGTCATAAATCGATGCGCATTGTGGTAGCGTCGGATATTCATCTTGGGACAATAATTGGTAAATCAAGGATCAACAAGATCGTTGGAATTATTAATAGATTAGATCCCGATTTAGTATTACTTCCAGGCGATGTGGTAGATGAAGATTTGGCCCCGGTTATAAAAGAGAACTTAGGTGAATCGCTTCGGAATATTAAATCGAGATTTGGAGTGATTTCCGTAACCGGAAACCATGAATTTATTGGCGGTGTGGGGGCTGCATCACGATATCTGCAGGATCATGGCATTACTGTCTTGCGCGACGAAACGGTAAAAATTGACGACAGTTTTTATGTTGTTGGGAGGGACGATAGAAGCGTGAATAGGTTTAATGGACACATGCGAAAGACGCTTGATCAGTTAACGGCCGGTTTAGACAAAAGACTGCCCATGGTCCTGATGGATCACCAACCATTTCATCTGGAAGAATCCGTAAAAAGCGGGATCGATTTACAACTTTCGGGCCATACGCATCATGGGCAATTATGGCCATTGAATTTTATCACGAAAAAGGTTTTTGAAGTGAGCTGGGGCTACAAGAAGATAGACAACACGCACATTTACGTTTCGAGCGGAGTTGGCACCTGGGGGCCTCCGGTTCGAGTCGGAAACAGGCCTGAGATCGTGCAGATAGATTTAAAGTTTGTTTAG
- a CDS encoding serine hydrolase encodes MKHALMRTFFPAIFSVLPACSDATNEDCDCSSSAIKDSITVSSMATEGIDSLLMDEAIQRSEESGIIYSFMVLRNGAIVSENYFIGKSAQDSFSVRSVTKSIIGTLIGVAIRNGDIKDEGRKLKNYFPEYFGTISDPDKNNITIKHLLTMTSGFQWNEVADRLYGNYMESAIITPMSDVPGVVFNYNSSNPHLLSGIITKSTNRSTLDFANAYLFDPLGITIKRWDVDPQGYYLGGTGLFMTTCDMAKIGFLYLNQGCYGGKNITCNKWVNDSWSDHIPGSSTDYGYLWWLMESGGHRIAYAFGYGGQMIYVISDLQLVVVFTADPNVNAQTAQNTRNLEDDILNANIIPSIHQ; translated from the coding sequence ATGAAACATGCTCTCATGAGAACTTTTTTTCCGGCAATTTTCTCCGTATTACCGGCGTGTTCCGACGCTACAAATGAGGATTGTGATTGTTCGTCATCTGCGATTAAAGATTCTATTACTGTTTCAAGTATGGCGACTGAAGGAATAGATTCATTGCTGATGGATGAAGCGATACAGCGCTCAGAAGAGTCAGGAATCATATATAGTTTCATGGTTTTGCGAAATGGAGCAATTGTTTCGGAAAACTATTTTATTGGGAAGTCTGCGCAGGACTCATTCAGCGTTCGCTCAGTAACCAAAAGTATCATAGGAACGTTGATTGGAGTCGCTATTCGTAATGGCGATATTAAGGACGAAGGTCGAAAACTCAAAAATTATTTCCCTGAATATTTTGGAACGATTTCGGATCCCGATAAAAACAATATTACGATAAAACATTTGCTTACGATGACGTCCGGTTTTCAATGGAATGAGGTGGCGGACAGATTATACGGAAATTATATGGAATCGGCGATTATTACCCCAATGTCCGATGTACCAGGAGTGGTATTTAACTATAATTCGTCGAACCCGCACCTTCTTTCCGGGATTATAACGAAATCCACTAATCGCAGTACACTGGATTTCGCAAATGCATACTTGTTCGATCCATTGGGAATAACTATTAAACGATGGGATGTGGACCCGCAGGGTTATTACCTGGGAGGAACGGGCCTATTTATGACAACGTGTGATATGGCGAAGATCGGATTTTTGTATCTTAATCAAGGATGTTATGGCGGCAAGAATATTACTTGTAACAAATGGGTAAATGATTCATGGAGTGATCACATTCCAGGTTCGTCGACTGATTATGGTTATCTCTGGTGGCTAATGGAAAGCGGCGGACATAGAATAGCGTACGCATTTGGATATGGAGGACAAATGATTTATGTTATAAGTGACCTTCAATTAGTCGTTGTATTTACCGCCGATCCCAATGTAAATGCTCAAACGGCTCAAAACACACGGAATCTTGAAGATGATATATTGAATGCTAATATTATACCGTCAATTCATCAATAA
- a CDS encoding acyl-CoA thioesterase, producing the protein MKDLLKTYSVIYETPVAWGEMDALGHVNNIVYFRYFESARSDYFQKVGIWESAKEKGIGVILHSTSCRFRKPLTYPDTVSVGTRVTEIHADRFTMEYAVYSHADKSIAAEGTGIVVVYDYRKNQKCAMPAAMRKNIEELEHRLKK; encoded by the coding sequence TTGAAAGATCTGCTAAAAACCTACTCCGTAATTTATGAAACGCCTGTGGCATGGGGTGAAATGGATGCGCTAGGCCATGTTAATAATATTGTTTATTTCCGCTATTTCGAAAGCGCCCGATCGGACTACTTTCAAAAAGTAGGCATTTGGGAATCGGCAAAAGAGAAGGGGATAGGCGTTATATTACATTCGACAAGTTGTCGTTTCCGAAAACCGTTGACGTATCCGGATACGGTTTCCGTTGGTACGCGCGTAACCGAGATTCACGCAGATCGTTTTACCATGGAGTATGCCGTTTACAGCCATGCCGATAAATCTATTGCCGCAGAAGGTACCGGGATCGTTGTAGTTTATGATTATCGGAAGAATCAGAAATGCGCGATGCCTGCTGCAATGAGAAAGAATATAGAGGAACTCGAGCATCGGCTTAAAAAGTAG
- a CDS encoding acyl-CoA desaturase: MVAEKITFVNRDANSFVEELKQRVSEYFQKRGISSNANVAMVVKSIILLTLMYGSYALILTNYFSVWTMLFLAILMGVCFAGIGFSVAHDALHGAYSSKPAVNKLIGLTFDMLGANGYLWKITHNVIHHTYTNIHGIDEDLTVSPILRLSPKSEWKPFHRFQHWYALLAYSTAILFWAFVKDYKYILQRDLGPYKNIKHPASEVALLILGKLFYYTYMIIIPLLVLDVTWWQFVIGFVAMNLTAGIILGVIFQLAHVVEGTDHPSPNAEGVIENAWTVHEMETSSDFARNNKFLSWYIGGLNYQIEHHLFPKVCSIHYPAISEIVRDLAEKHRIRYNYQPSLIAAIRSHYETLKKLGKYRFVQ; this comes from the coding sequence ATGGTTGCTGAAAAAATCACTTTTGTTAATCGAGATGCTAATTCATTTGTGGAGGAACTTAAACAAAGGGTGTCTGAATATTTTCAGAAGCGGGGCATCTCTTCTAATGCAAACGTGGCTATGGTCGTGAAGTCGATTATTCTTTTGACATTGATGTATGGATCGTATGCTTTGATCCTAACCAATTATTTTTCAGTTTGGACCATGCTCTTTCTTGCTATCCTGATGGGTGTTTGTTTTGCCGGAATTGGTTTTTCCGTTGCGCACGATGCATTACATGGCGCCTATTCTTCGAAACCCGCTGTTAACAAACTCATCGGCCTTACGTTTGATATGTTGGGCGCTAACGGTTATTTATGGAAGATCACGCATAATGTGATCCATCATACGTATACAAATATTCACGGAATTGACGAAGATCTTACCGTATCTCCAATTTTGCGTCTCTCGCCAAAATCAGAATGGAAGCCGTTTCATCGTTTTCAGCATTGGTACGCGCTTCTCGCCTATAGTACTGCAATTCTTTTCTGGGCGTTTGTCAAAGACTACAAATATATTCTGCAGCGCGATTTGGGTCCTTACAAAAATATAAAACACCCCGCTTCTGAAGTTGCCCTCTTGATTCTTGGAAAACTCTTCTACTATACGTATATGATCATCATACCCTTGCTGGTATTAGATGTGACCTGGTGGCAGTTTGTGATCGGCTTTGTTGCCATGAATCTCACGGCCGGTATCATATTGGGCGTTATTTTCCAATTAGCCCACGTTGTGGAAGGAACAGACCACCCGTCTCCAAATGCGGAAGGTGTAATAGAAAACGCATGGACTGTACATGAAATGGAAACCAGTTCTGATTTTGCCAGAAATAATAAATTCCTATCGTGGTACATCGGCGGTTTAAATTACCAGATCGAACATCACTTATTTCCTAAAGTGTGCAGTATACATTATCCGGCAATCAGCGAAATTGTCAGAGACTTGGCGGAGAAACACCGCATTCGATATAATTACCAGCCATCCTTAATTGCGGCAATACGTTCGCATTATGAAACTCTTAAGAAATTGGGAAAATATAGATTTGTTCAATAA
- the moeB gene encoding molybdopterin-synthase adenylyltransferase MoeB, with amino-acid sequence MPFSDSTLSREELSRYSRHIILKEFGLEGQKKLKTAKVLVIGAGGLGSPVLLYLAAAGVGTIGIVDFDVVDETNLQRQVLFTVHDVGKPKVDIAVKRLLALNPFINTLTYPVQITSQNAFDIINHFDVVVDGTDNFQTRYLVNDACVLLNKPNVYGSIFQFEGQVSVFHYTDSNGVVGPNYRDLYPTPPPPGMVPSCAEGGVLGVLPGIIGSFQASEAIKIITGIGKPLSGRLLLFDALNFETRIVKFSRDDNNPVNGKNPTISKLIDYDEFCGVKPPTSSHNQINELSVQDLKQWIDTKKDFQLIDVREPFEHDLVNIGGELIPLSKITEKEKIISQSKPVVFYCKTGIRSARAIKELLAKGYLNLYNVTGGITAYTSDIDPSLPKY; translated from the coding sequence ATGCCGTTTTCCGATAGCACATTATCCAGAGAAGAACTCTCTCGTTACAGCCGGCATATTATACTCAAGGAATTCGGCCTTGAAGGTCAGAAAAAGCTTAAAACCGCTAAGGTTTTGGTTATCGGCGCAGGCGGCCTCGGAAGCCCGGTTTTACTCTATCTCGCGGCCGCGGGCGTCGGCACGATAGGTATCGTTGATTTTGATGTCGTAGATGAAACAAATCTCCAGCGGCAGGTTCTTTTCACAGTTCATGATGTTGGAAAACCAAAAGTCGATATTGCCGTTAAAAGACTTCTCGCACTAAATCCTTTTATCAACACGCTCACTTATCCTGTACAAATCACATCCCAAAACGCATTTGACATCATAAACCATTTTGACGTTGTAGTCGACGGAACGGATAATTTTCAAACAAGATATCTTGTCAATGATGCATGCGTGTTGCTTAATAAGCCAAATGTATACGGTTCGATCTTTCAATTTGAAGGGCAAGTCTCGGTCTTCCATTATACCGATTCCAATGGCGTTGTGGGCCCGAATTACCGCGACCTCTACCCCACGCCTCCCCCGCCGGGTATGGTTCCAAGTTGCGCCGAAGGCGGTGTGTTGGGTGTTCTGCCCGGAATCATCGGGAGCTTTCAGGCCAGCGAGGCTATTAAAATCATTACCGGAATTGGGAAACCGTTGAGCGGTCGTTTGCTTTTATTTGATGCGCTGAATTTTGAGACACGCATCGTAAAATTTTCCAGAGACGATAATAATCCTGTAAATGGAAAAAACCCCACGATAAGTAAATTAATCGACTATGATGAATTTTGCGGTGTGAAGCCTCCTACTTCTTCACATAATCAAATCAATGAATTGAGCGTCCAGGATTTAAAGCAATGGATAGATACTAAAAAGGATTTCCAGCTCATCGACGTCAGGGAACCGTTTGAACATGATCTTGTGAATATTGGCGGCGAATTAATTCCACTTTCAAAAATCACTGAAAAGGAAAAAATCATTTCGCAAAGTAAACCTGTCGTTTTTTACTGCAAAACGGGAATTCGAAGTGCCAGGGCAATAAAAGAATTACTTGCAAAAGGATATTTAAATCTCTACAATGTAACAGGTGGAATTACTGCCTATACATCGGACATCGATCCGAGCTTACCTAAGTATTAA
- a CDS encoding thiolase family protein, translating into MKNVVIVDGVRTPYIKAGTLFNKLTAVDLGKIAMRELLARTNLDSKLVNEVIVGNIAQPPEATNIARIIALEAGVPKNVPAFSVGRNCASGMQSIVDAYLRIVTEQADIVIAGGVESMSKIPLLFSERATDKFAAIFKARSVFERVGAISQFRPGDFSPVIGILLGLTDGYCGLNMGVTAEVLAKEFGITRKEQDEFAVMSHLRAGKATDDGILKQEMVPVYLPPTYKTVVDEDNGIRKNQNMEALTKLRPAFDKKFGTVTAGNASQITDGAAFVLVMSEEKAKEMGYDILGYVRGFGFAGLDPERMGLGPVFSTPVALKHAGLTMKDIQLIELNEAFAAQVIANERAFASKQFANDVLHLPEAVGEIDRNKLNVNGGAIALGHPVGSSATRLVLTLLKDMKRKNKQFGLATLCIGGGQGGAMILERK; encoded by the coding sequence ATGAAAAATGTAGTCATCGTCGACGGCGTGCGAACGCCGTACATCAAAGCCGGCACGCTTTTTAATAAACTGACTGCCGTTGACCTCGGAAAAATTGCCATGCGGGAACTACTCGCCCGCACTAACCTGGATTCTAAATTAGTTAATGAGGTTATCGTCGGCAATATTGCCCAGCCGCCCGAAGCAACGAACATTGCCCGCATTATCGCCTTAGAGGCAGGCGTTCCAAAAAACGTTCCTGCATTTTCTGTGGGACGTAACTGCGCAAGCGGCATGCAGTCGATCGTGGATGCGTATTTAAGAATTGTCACAGAACAAGCCGATATTGTTATTGCGGGCGGTGTTGAATCCATGAGCAAGATACCGTTGCTCTTTTCAGAAAGAGCTACAGATAAGTTTGCTGCGATCTTTAAAGCAAGATCGGTATTCGAAAGAGTTGGCGCTATATCCCAATTTCGTCCGGGCGATTTCAGTCCGGTGATTGGCATTTTATTGGGGCTCACCGACGGGTATTGCGGGTTAAATATGGGCGTAACGGCGGAGGTTCTTGCAAAGGAATTCGGCATTACGCGAAAAGAGCAAGATGAATTTGCCGTTATGAGTCATTTGCGTGCAGGCAAGGCCACGGATGACGGTATACTGAAACAAGAAATGGTTCCGGTCTATTTACCTCCTACTTACAAAACCGTCGTAGACGAAGATAATGGTATCCGGAAAAACCAAAATATGGAAGCATTGACCAAATTGCGTCCTGCCTTTGATAAAAAATTCGGAACGGTGACCGCCGGAAATGCAAGTCAAATAACGGATGGGGCGGCTTTTGTTCTGGTCATGTCGGAAGAAAAAGCGAAAGAGATGGGGTATGATATTTTAGGATATGTACGCGGCTTTGGTTTTGCAGGACTCGATCCGGAACGTATGGGCCTCGGGCCGGTATTCAGCACACCGGTTGCGTTGAAGCATGCCGGACTAACGATGAAGGATATTCAATTAATCGAATTGAATGAGGCCTTTGCAGCCCAGGTGATTGCAAATGAAAGAGCCTTTGCTTCTAAGCAATTTGCCAATGACGTTCTCCATTTACCCGAAGCTGTCGGCGAAATCGACCGTAATAAATTAAACGTCAACGGCGGCGCCATTGCGCTTGGACATCCTGTGGGTTCGTCCGCAACACGTCTCGTGTTAACACTGCTGAAGGACATGAAAAGAAAAAATAAGCAGTTCGGACTAGCAACATTGTGCATCGGCGGAGGACAGGGCGGCGCGATGATTCTTGAGAGAAAATAA
- a CDS encoding AAA domain-containing protein, whose amino-acid sequence MNFSSQTNTDQFKKEFEEFLKEKYGAKDVEQDSLGQKSGPTGEYRPGEFNFDLKPEELEEYLNQFVECQEEAIEVIATKIATHYNRMKLEDTLTEEQKLVGNIKSNVLLIGPTGVGKTYIVKLIANKIGVPFVKGDATKFSETGYVGGDVEDLIRDLVREADGDIRSAEYGIIYLDEIDKIASSANTRGIDVSRTGVQRNLLKLMEESEVDLRVPHDMASQMEAAMEAQKTGKVARKKVNTKNILFVVSGAFSGMEEIIRNRVNQKKMGFGAEHTSSNQISKSELLKKVKTEDLIEYGFESEFVGRLPVITVLNELSVDALFNILKNKNSSVTLSKKRDFEAYGIAIEFDDDALRIFAERAHVHRTGARGLVNIIENVLIKFEKKLPSTKIKKLKVTKEIVENPELELNKLLTYSSMKEFQEEFLTQHGIVFEFSDQAINKISRKAGAEKSTFKQVAKFLFKDYEYGLKLAGKTNFIVSDEVIEDPKKYLDELIKKSYSSKN is encoded by the coding sequence GTGAATTTTTCTTCACAAACAAATACGGATCAATTCAAAAAAGAATTTGAAGAGTTTCTGAAAGAAAAATACGGAGCCAAAGACGTCGAACAGGATTCGCTTGGACAGAAATCAGGACCAACAGGCGAATACCGTCCCGGTGAATTCAATTTCGACTTGAAACCGGAAGAACTTGAAGAATATCTTAATCAATTTGTTGAATGCCAGGAAGAAGCCATCGAGGTGATTGCAACCAAAATCGCTACACATTATAACCGAATGAAATTGGAAGATACTCTTACCGAAGAACAAAAGCTCGTCGGTAACATAAAAAGCAATGTTCTTCTAATTGGACCGACCGGCGTAGGAAAAACATACATTGTTAAACTTATCGCCAATAAGATCGGCGTTCCTTTTGTTAAAGGCGACGCTACTAAATTCAGCGAAACCGGTTACGTTGGCGGTGATGTGGAAGATCTTATTCGCGATCTTGTTCGTGAAGCGGATGGAGATATTAGAAGCGCTGAATACGGCATTATATACCTGGATGAAATTGACAAGATCGCATCGTCTGCAAATACACGCGGAATCGACGTATCCCGAACAGGCGTACAGAGAAATTTACTTAAACTCATGGAAGAATCTGAAGTGGATCTGCGAGTTCCGCACGATATGGCTTCGCAAATGGAAGCCGCTATGGAAGCACAGAAAACCGGCAAAGTGGCGCGGAAAAAAGTAAATACCAAAAACATTCTATTTGTTGTCAGCGGAGCATTTTCAGGCATGGAGGAAATCATTCGGAACCGTGTCAATCAAAAGAAAATGGGATTCGGCGCAGAGCATACATCCTCCAATCAAATAAGCAAATCGGAGTTGCTTAAGAAAGTCAAAACCGAAGATCTGATCGAATACGGCTTCGAATCCGAATTTGTAGGCCGACTTCCCGTTATTACGGTTCTCAACGAACTTTCCGTCGATGCTTTATTCAATATTTTAAAAAACAAGAACAGCAGCGTCACCCTGAGCAAGAAACGTGACTTTGAAGCGTATGGCATTGCAATTGAATTCGATGACGATGCGCTTCGTATTTTTGCTGAACGCGCTCACGTCCATCGCACCGGGGCGCGCGGCCTTGTGAATATTATCGAGAACGTTCTGATCAAATTTGAGAAAAAACTGCCTTCGACGAAGATCAAGAAACTCAAAGTAACGAAAGAAATTGTTGAAAACCCGGAACTGGAACTAAATAAACTTCTCACGTATAGTTCCATGAAGGAATTCCAGGAAGAATTCCTGACTCAGCATGGGATCGTGTTTGAATTCAGCGATCAGGCCATTAACAAGATATCAAGAAAAGCCGGCGCTGAGAAATCTACATTCAAACAGGTTGCGAAATTTCTTTTTAAAGATTACGAATACGGCCTCAAACTGGCCGGTAAAACCAATTTCATCGTCAGCGATGAGGTCATCGAAGATCCGAAGAAATATCTGGATGAACTCATCAAAAAATCCTATAGCTCAAAAAATTAG